Proteins from one Sphingomonas sp. HF-S4 genomic window:
- a CDS encoding DNA recombination protein RmuC — protein sequence MDSLALIVVIAALLAGLALGWFVGNRGVAQARADRDKREADFKAAISDLVIAEERASQLPALRDENTLLRDERDEARLQLTELRTRAEAFEERLEEFKGAREAMAGQFRELATTMLGETQKAFLERAEARFRQSEEVAGQNLKSMLQPVSDRLQRYEEGVAKVEAERRDAFGELKGQIEQMRIGQEKVSSEAAKLVNSLRNAPKSRGRWGEQQLKNVLETCGLAEHTDFQTEVNTASEDGGRLRPDAIVRVPGGRALVIDAKVSLNAYQDAFGAVDEGERHVGLAAHAASMKAHINALGNKAYWSQFEDAPDYVIMFVPGEHFLSAALEHDHTLWDFAFEKRVLLATPTNLIAIARTVAAVWRQEKLAKEARQIGELGKELYDRLAKALGDLRVVGSGLNTAVKNFNTFANSLETRALVSARKLKELNIETGAREIEAIPPVELLASHAGEPEAELKAAE from the coding sequence TTGGACTCGCTCGCACTCATCGTCGTCATCGCCGCGCTGCTCGCGGGCCTGGCCCTTGGCTGGTTCGTCGGCAACCGTGGCGTCGCCCAGGCGCGCGCCGACCGCGACAAGCGCGAAGCTGACTTCAAGGCGGCAATCTCCGACCTCGTCATCGCCGAGGAGCGCGCCAGCCAGCTCCCCGCGCTGCGCGACGAAAACACGCTCCTCCGCGACGAGCGCGACGAAGCCCGGCTCCAGCTCACCGAACTCCGCACCCGGGCGGAGGCCTTCGAAGAGCGGCTGGAGGAGTTCAAGGGCGCGCGCGAGGCGATGGCGGGCCAGTTCCGCGAACTCGCCACCACGATGCTCGGCGAGACCCAGAAGGCCTTTCTCGAACGCGCCGAGGCCCGCTTCCGGCAATCCGAGGAAGTCGCCGGCCAGAACCTAAAGTCGATGCTCCAGCCGGTCAGCGATCGCCTCCAGCGCTATGAGGAGGGCGTCGCCAAGGTCGAGGCCGAGCGCCGCGATGCGTTCGGCGAGCTCAAGGGCCAGATCGAGCAGATGCGGATCGGTCAGGAGAAGGTCAGCAGCGAAGCCGCCAAGCTGGTCAATTCGCTGCGCAACGCCCCCAAGTCGCGCGGGCGCTGGGGCGAGCAGCAGCTCAAGAACGTGCTCGAAACCTGCGGCTTGGCCGAGCACACCGACTTCCAGACCGAAGTGAACACGGCGAGCGAGGATGGCGGCCGCCTGCGGCCCGACGCGATCGTCCGCGTCCCCGGCGGGCGGGCGCTGGTGATCGACGCCAAGGTGTCGCTCAATGCCTATCAGGATGCGTTCGGCGCGGTCGACGAGGGCGAGCGCCATGTCGGCCTCGCTGCGCACGCCGCTTCGATGAAGGCGCATATCAACGCGCTCGGCAACAAGGCCTATTGGAGCCAGTTCGAGGACGCGCCCGATTATGTGATCATGTTCGTGCCCGGCGAGCATTTCCTGTCGGCGGCGCTCGAGCACGACCATACCCTGTGGGACTTCGCCTTCGAGAAGCGCGTGCTGCTCGCCACCCCGACCAACCTCATCGCGATCGCCCGCACCGTCGCAGCGGTATGGCGCCAGGAAAAGCTCGCCAAGGAAGCCCGGCAGATCGGCGAACTCGGCAAGGAGCTCTACGATCGGCTCGCCAAGGCGCTGGGCGATCTGCGCGTCGTCGGCAGCGGCCTCAACACCGCGGTCAAGAATTTCAATACCTTCGCCAACAGTCTTGAGACCCGCGCGCTGGTCAGCGCCCGCAAGCTCAAGGAGCTCAACATCGAGACTGGCGCGCGGGAGATCGAGGCTATTCCGCCGGTCGAGCTCCTGGCCAGCCACGCTGGCGAGCCAGAAGCGGAATTGAAAGCGGCCGAGTAG
- a CDS encoding META domain-containing protein — MRLILAAGLIAATALPAAAQPRTNYRASGTEPFWSLTIDARTMRFEAPGRPTVSVAAPRVIHGFAGEMWQTRRINVNTVHKSCSDGMSDRVYGDTVTVRVDGRTYQGCGGDLAAPAHSDLIGGAWRIEALSGRPVARGTAPSVTFRDGRVSGNASCNRFNGSYRFERGRLTTGPLASTKMACADRARNVQETTILRLLGERVTVSRNRGGKLVLSGAGGRTMTLVAERR, encoded by the coding sequence ATGCGCCTGATCCTTGCCGCCGGCCTGATCGCCGCCACTGCCCTGCCAGCCGCCGCCCAGCCGCGGACCAATTATCGCGCGAGCGGCACCGAGCCGTTCTGGAGCCTGACGATCGACGCGCGGACGATGCGCTTCGAGGCGCCGGGCCGGCCAACCGTTTCGGTCGCGGCGCCGCGGGTGATCCACGGCTTTGCCGGCGAGATGTGGCAGACCCGGCGAATCAACGTCAACACGGTGCACAAGAGCTGCAGCGACGGGATGAGCGACCGCGTCTATGGCGACACGGTGACGGTGCGGGTCGACGGACGGACCTATCAGGGCTGCGGCGGCGACCTCGCCGCGCCGGCCCATAGCGACCTGATCGGTGGCGCCTGGCGTATCGAGGCGCTGTCGGGCCGCCCGGTGGCACGCGGCACCGCGCCGAGCGTGACGTTCCGCGACGGGCGCGTATCGGGCAATGCGAGTTGCAACCGCTTCAACGGGAGCTATCGCTTCGAACGCGGCCGGCTGACCACCGGGCCGCTGGCGAGCACCAAGATGGCGTGCGCCGACCGCGCGAGGAACGTCCAGGAGACGACAATCCTCCGACTGCTCGGCGAGCGGGTGACGGTGAGCCGCAACCGTGGGGGCAAGCTGGTGCTGAGCGGCGCCGGCGGCCGGACGATGACACTGGTGGCCGAGCGGCGCTGA
- the def gene encoding peptide deformylase, whose protein sequence is MAILPIVEVPDPRLRLISQPVVEVNDELRDLIADMFDTMYDAPGIGLAAIQVGVPKRVVVMDLQEEEDEEGKPIRAPRVFINPEILDPAEEQSVYTEGCLSIPEQFADVERPARCRVKWLDEKGESHDEVFEGLLATCIQHEMDHLEGIVFIDYLSRLKRDMILKKLSKARKAAA, encoded by the coding sequence ATGGCCATTCTACCCATCGTCGAAGTCCCGGATCCGCGCCTGCGCCTCATCTCCCAGCCCGTGGTGGAGGTGAACGACGAACTGCGCGACCTGATCGCCGACATGTTCGATACGATGTACGACGCCCCCGGCATCGGCCTCGCCGCGATCCAGGTCGGCGTGCCCAAGCGCGTCGTGGTGATGGACCTGCAGGAGGAAGAGGACGAGGAGGGCAAGCCGATCCGCGCCCCGCGCGTATTCATCAATCCCGAGATCCTCGATCCCGCCGAGGAGCAGTCGGTCTATACCGAAGGCTGTCTCTCGATCCCCGAGCAATTCGCCGACGTCGAACGCCCCGCGCGCTGCCGGGTCAAGTGGCTCGACGAGAAGGGGGAGAGCCATGACGAGGTCTTCGAGGGCCTGCTCGCCACCTGCATCCAGCACGAGATGGACCATCTCGAAGGCATCGTGTTCATCGACTATCTCTCGCGCCTCAAGCGCGACATGATCCTCAAGAAGCTCTCCAAGGCGCGCAAGGCCGCTGCGTAA
- the fmt gene encoding methionyl-tRNA formyltransferase translates to MRIIFMGTPEFAVPTLDALVAAGHEIVAAYSQPPRRGNRGKTAPSPVHARAEALGIAVRTPLSFRREPGAIEAFAALEADVAVVAAYGLILPQAVLDAPRLGCLNVHGSLLPRWRGAAPIQRAILAGDAETGVGIMQMEAGLDTGPVRLEGRTPVGGKTAGELTAELSAMGAGLMAKVLGDFDRYPAVAQPEDGVTYAAKIDKAEARLDFARPAVEVERQVRAYNPAPGAFFEVGGERIRVHAAEMVAGSGGIGSVLDERLTIGCSEGAIRPILVQRAGRGVMTSAELLRGFAIPEGTRL, encoded by the coding sequence ATGCGGATCATCTTCATGGGCACGCCCGAATTCGCCGTCCCGACGCTCGACGCGCTGGTCGCGGCGGGGCACGAAATCGTGGCGGCATACAGCCAGCCGCCGCGGCGCGGGAATCGGGGCAAGACCGCCCCCTCCCCCGTGCATGCCCGCGCCGAGGCGCTGGGGATCGCGGTGCGCACGCCCTTGTCGTTCCGCAGGGAGCCCGGGGCGATCGAGGCGTTCGCGGCACTGGAGGCGGACGTGGCGGTGGTCGCCGCCTATGGCCTGATCCTGCCTCAGGCGGTGCTCGACGCGCCGCGGCTCGGCTGTCTCAATGTCCACGGCTCGCTGCTGCCGCGCTGGCGCGGGGCGGCGCCGATCCAGCGCGCTATCCTGGCGGGGGATGCCGAGACGGGCGTGGGGATCATGCAGATGGAGGCCGGGCTCGACACCGGGCCGGTGCGGCTCGAGGGACGCACCCCGGTTGGCGGCAAGACTGCGGGCGAACTGACAGCGGAATTGAGCGCGATGGGCGCGGGGCTGATGGCGAAGGTGCTCGGCGATTTCGATCGCTATCCGGCGGTGGCGCAGCCCGAGGATGGCGTCACCTATGCCGCCAAGATCGACAAGGCAGAAGCGCGGCTCGACTTTGCGCGGCCGGCGGTGGAGGTCGAGCGGCAGGTGCGCGCGTACAATCCCGCGCCGGGGGCGTTCTTCGAAGTGGGCGGCGAGCGTATCCGGGTGCATGCCGCCGAGATGGTCGCCGGCAGCGGTGGCATCGGCTCGGTGCTCGACGAACGGCTGACGATCGGCTGTAGCGAAGGCGCGATCCGGCCGATCCTGGTGCAGCGCGCGGGACGTGGCGTCATGACGTCAGCCGAGCTGCTGCGGGGGTTCGCGATCCCGGAGGGCACGCGGCTTTGA
- the recR gene encoding recombination mediator RecR, with product MASPEIEALTQALSRLPGLGPRSARRAVLHLLKKRETALDPLLSALTAVSRRLSTCGICGNVDTSDPCAICADPRRDARSLCVVEEVADLWALDRSRLFPGKFHVLGGRLSALEGVRPEDLRIDSLVRRVAAGGIDEVVLAMNATLDGQTTAHYLAERLETYPIRITQLAHGLPVGGELDYLDEGTLAQALRARRPVA from the coding sequence ATGGCATCCCCCGAAATCGAGGCACTGACCCAGGCGCTCTCGCGCCTTCCCGGGCTCGGCCCGCGCTCGGCGCGGCGCGCGGTGCTCCATCTGCTCAAGAAGCGCGAGACCGCGCTCGATCCGTTGCTCTCGGCGCTCACTGCGGTCAGCCGGCGCCTCAGCACCTGCGGGATCTGCGGCAATGTCGACACCAGCGACCCGTGCGCGATCTGCGCCGATCCGCGCCGCGACGCGCGGTCGCTCTGCGTGGTCGAGGAAGTCGCCGACCTCTGGGCGCTCGATCGGTCGCGGCTGTTTCCGGGGAAATTCCATGTCCTGGGCGGCCGGCTCTCCGCGCTCGAAGGCGTCCGGCCCGAGGATCTCCGGATCGACAGCCTGGTCCGCCGCGTCGCTGCCGGCGGGATCGATGAGGTCGTCCTCGCGATGAACGCCACGCTCGACGGTCAGACCACCGCGCACTACCTCGCCGAGCGGCTCGAAACCTATCCGATCCGCATCACCCAGCTCGCCCACGGCCTGCCGGTGGGCGGCGAGCTCGACTATCTCGACGAGGGCACGCTCGCCCAGGCGCTCCGCGCGCGCCGCCCGGTCGCGTAG
- the truA gene encoding tRNA pseudouridine(38-40) synthase TruA, with amino-acid sequence MTRFALTVEFDGRPFMGWQRQDHGPSVQQAIEEAAFAVTGERVAVHAAGRTDAGVHGLGMRAHLDIAKPIAAFRLMEALNAQVRPNPVAILECVEMPEDWHARFSCLARHYEYRIVNRRAPLTWEKGLAWRIAADLDAEAMHDAAQLLVGRHDFTTFRSVHCQSESPLKSLDRLDVVRAGDRIAVYASARSFLHHQVRSMVGCLGLVGQGKWTAGDLRDALEARDRSRLGLNAPPDGLFFVRADYP; translated from the coding sequence TTGACGCGGTTTGCACTCACGGTGGAGTTCGACGGCCGCCCGTTCATGGGCTGGCAGCGGCAGGATCACGGCCCCAGCGTCCAGCAGGCGATCGAGGAAGCGGCGTTCGCGGTTACCGGCGAGCGCGTGGCGGTGCATGCCGCGGGCCGGACCGATGCAGGCGTGCATGGGCTGGGCATGCGCGCGCATCTCGACATTGCCAAGCCGATCGCGGCGTTCCGGCTGATGGAGGCACTCAACGCGCAGGTGCGGCCCAATCCGGTGGCGATCCTCGAATGCGTCGAAATGCCCGAGGACTGGCATGCGCGCTTCTCGTGCCTGGCGCGGCATTACGAATATCGCATCGTCAACCGGCGTGCGCCGCTCACCTGGGAAAAGGGGCTGGCCTGGCGGATCGCCGCCGACCTCGATGCCGAGGCGATGCACGACGCGGCGCAGCTGCTGGTGGGACGGCATGACTTCACCACGTTCCGCTCGGTGCATTGCCAGTCGGAGAGCCCGCTCAAGTCGCTCGACCGGCTCGACGTGGTGCGCGCGGGCGACCGGATCGCGGTGTATGCCTCGGCGCGGTCGTTCCTGCATCACCAGGTGCGCTCGATGGTCGGGTGCCTGGGGCTGGTCGGCCAGGGCAAATGGACTGCCGGCGATCTGCGCGATGCGCTGGAGGCGCGCGATCGATCGCGGCTCGGGCTCAACGCGCCGCCGGACGGGCTGTTCTTCGTCCGGGCCGACTATCCCTGA